From the Candidatus Liberibacter asiaticus genome, the window GCAAGAGACAAGGACAGAATTTATCATTAAAAACTTGAAATGAACACTATTTTATTGTATTGAACAGGTAAGTGATTGTCTTTGCTGTTAATTTTTTTCGAGGTTTCTAATGGCACGTACTACTGTAGAAGATTGTATTGATAAGGTAGATAACCGATTCCTGCTCGTTCTTCTGGCGAGCCATCGTACAAGGCATCTATCCCAGGGAGCAAAACCGACAGTTGACGTTGGGAAGGATAAGAATACGGTCGTAGCGTTGCGCGAGATTGCAAGTGGTACTTTGTCGCCAGATGATCTTGAAGAGGATTTTATTCATTCTCTTCAAAAGCATGTTGAGATTGATGAACCTGATAGTCCTACTGAGAATTCTGATTTCTCATGGCACAAGCCGGAGGCTTTGTCATTTGGGCAAATGTCAGAAGGAGATCTCTTAGAAGGGATCAATAATATAGTCACTCCTGATAAGAGAGATGATTGATATTTTTTTCTAATCTTTTAATTGCTCCTATAACCTTTTTAAATACAATTTTTCCAATTTTTTTGTATTTTTTTGTAATCTGTTCAGCAATCTTTGTTACTCGTCCATCATGATAGGGTTTTTGGCGTTTATTATGTTCTAGTTTTTTTAGCATTATATATGGGGCATTCGATGTATGTTGAAAAGTTATAGATCTTTTTTTTCGTCGTTTTGTAAAGAGTTTTTCTGTTAGAGAAGAAATTTTTCGATATGATTATAGGTATAGGTAGTGATATCGTTAGTATTCAGCGTATTAGTAGGTTGTTGCAGAGTTTTAATAGAAAATTTGAGTCGCGTTGTTTTTCTTCATTGGAACAAGATGTTTGTGATCTTTCTTGCAATCGTGTTGCTTCGTATGCAAAGCGTTTTGCGGCTAAAGAGGCATTTTCTAAAGCTATCGGTACTGGGATATCTAAGGGAGTTTCATGGAAAGATATAGAAGTTTGTCATTTCCCTGGAGGGAAACCTTATATTTCTATTTCAGGTCGCGCTTCCGATGTACTTTCTTCTCTTGTTCCTAAAGGATATAAGCCGGTGGTCCATCTAACAATAAGCGATGATTTCCCTTTTGCTCAAGCGTTTGTTGTTATAGAATCTCTTTTGATATGAGTATCTAGGATTGCGGTTTTTGATTGGAATCATAAAAATAATGTGAAAAGAAAGTGGATAACATGTGGATAGCAAAAAAATGGACATGCAGTATATTCGGGAGTGATACTCTGAAATCAATTCTGCAAGCCTTATTTTTTGCTATTTTGATTCGAACTTTTTTATTTCAACCTTCTGTTATTCCGAGTGGATCTATGATACCCACTCTTTTGGTGGGGGATTATATTATTGTTAATAAGTTTTCTTATGGTTATTCCAAATACTCTTTTCCTTTTTCGTATAATTTGTTTAATGGGCGTATCTTTAATAACCAACCGCGGCGAGGAGATGTAGTGGTTTTTCGTTATCCGAAGGATCCATCTATTGATTACGTGAAGAGAGTAATTGGCTTGCCTGGCGATAGAATATCGCTTGAAAAGGGTATTATATACATTAATGGTGCACCGGTTGTACGCCATATGGAAGGATATTTTTCGTATCACTATAAAGAAGATTGGAGTAGTAATGTCCCTATTTTTCAAGAAAAATTGAGTAATGGTGTGTTATATAACGTTCTTTCTCAAGATTTTTTAGCGCCTAGTAGTAATATATCGGAATTTTTGGTTCCGAAAGGGCATTACTTTATGATGGGCGATAATCGTGATAAATCTAAAGATAGTCGTTGGGTCGAAGTTGGTTTTGTACCAGAAGAAAATCTCGTAGGACGGGCTAGTTTTGTTCTGTTTTCTATTGGGGGTGATACTCCATTTAGTAAAGTATGGCTTTGGATTCCGAATATGCGTTGGGATAGGTTATTTAAGATTTTGTGATGTCGGCATTGCGATATTCAACTCTAGAAAAACGGATAGGTTATGCTTTTGCTAATAGATCTTTATTAGAAAAGGCATTGACTCATTCCAGTATTTCTCATTCATATCAAGAAAGTTATGAACGACTGGAATTTCTGGGTGATCGAATTCTTGGTCTTTTGATATCGACATTGTTGTTTAATCATTTTGATTCTGCCAAAGAAGGAGAGCTTTCCGTTCGCTTTAATTCTTTAGTGAGTGCAGAAACTTGTTCCCAAGTAGCAAGAGAATTAGATCTTGCTTCCTTTATTCGTGTGAGTTCTGATCTCAGAAAAGACGTTTGCAGTTTTATGACGAGTATTCAAGCTGATGTTGTAGAAAGCTTAATTGCTGCTCTCTATCTTGATGGCGGTATTGAAGTTGCGGGCACTTTCGTAGATAAATATTGGAAACAACGTGCTCTTAAAAGTGGAAAGTTTCGTCGTGATGCTAAAACTGAATTGCAAGAGTGGGCGCATGCAAAATTTGGAGTAACCCCAGAATATAAAGTAACTTTTCGTTCTGGTCCCGACCATGATCCACGTTTCACGGTAGTAGTTGAGATTTCGGGACTTGCTCCTGCTCAAGGGATGGATTGTTCAAAAAGAGCGGCAGAGCAAGTAGCTGCTGCAGAAGTTTTGAAGCGTGAGGGGATTTGGACGTGATCAGTATAGAATATGGAGATGGGTGAAATTACTTTTTTTAATGAACACAAAGATTTCGTCCAAGATAATAGTAGATCAGGATGTGTAGCATTAGTTGGGGCAACGAACGCTGGCAAGTCTACGCTTGTTAATCGCTTCGTTGGAGCAAAAGTTTCTATTGTCACACACAAAGTACAAACGACACGTTCAATTGTAAGGGGAATCGTTTCGGAAAAAGAATCGCAAATCGTATTTCTTGATACTCCTGGGATTTTTAATGCCAAAGATTCGTATCATAAGCTCATGATTCGTTTATCTTGGAGTACAATCAAGCATGCAGATATTGTTTGCCTCGTTGTGGATAGTCATCGTGAGTTGAAAGTTAATATACATGATCTTTTAAAAGAAATCGCGAAACGTTCAAGTCGATTGATTTTAATTTTGAATAAAATTGATTGTGTAAAGCCAGAGCGCTTGCTCGAACAAGCTGAAATAGCAAATAAGTTAGTATTTATAGAAAAGACTTTTATGGTATCGGCAACGAAAGGTCATGGATGTGATGATGTTTTGAATTATTTATGTTCAACATTACCTTTAGCCCCTTGGGTTTATTCTGCGGATCAGATTTCTGATCTTCCTATGTTTCATTTTACGGCAGAAATTACGCGGGAGAAATTATTTTTGCATTTGCATAAAGAAATTCCGTATTCTTCCTGTGTAGTTACTGAAAAATGGGAAGAAAAAAAAGATGGTTCCATATTAATACGGCAGGTGATTTATGTAGAGCGGCCTAGTCAAAAAAAGATTATGCTGGGAAAAAATGGGCAAAATATCAAAACGATTTCTTTAGAAGCAAAGAAAGAAATAGCAGAAATACTAGAACAACCTGTTCATTTGATCCTTTTTGTTAAGGTACAAAAAGATTGGGGGCATGATCCGAAATGTTGTCCACAGAGAGAAATTTTTTGATAAAAACGAAAATTATTTTATAAAAAATAATGAAATATCATGATAAAAATCAGTTGGCTGTTATTGGTAATTATTTGAAAATTTTATGTATGACATGAGGTTTTAATGAAACGTAAACGTCTTGCTATTGTGCTTGCTGCAGGTAGAGGGCATCGTATGAAGTCTTCTTCCTCTAAGGTGTTACAGAAAATTGCTGGGAAACCTATGATTTCCCATGTTATGGAAACCATCGCTGCAGCAGGTATTGAAAACGTTGCTTTGGTTCTAGGATATGGAGCAGAAGAAATTACAAGGATTAATTTTCCTCCTACGTTATCAGTCGAGTATTATATTCAAGATTGCCAACAAGGGACTGCACATGCCGTTTTGACAGCACAGGATGCTATAAAGCCAGGATACGATGATGTTATTATCATGTATGGTGATGTACCACTGGTTTCTTCTCATACTTTGAAAAAAGCAATGGATAAAATAGCCCAAGGATATTCTATCGCAGTCGTTGGATTTAATGCGGATAATCCTAAGGGATATGGGCGTTTATTGATAAAAAATAATGAAATAATAGCTATTCGTGAAGAAAACGATGCTACAGATGAAGAAAGAAAAATTCATTATTGTAATAGTGGATTAATGGCTATTGATGGCTTGTATATCATGGATTGGCTTCTCCAAATTAAGAAAAACAAAGTATCACAGGAGTACTACCTCACAGATATTATTGAAAAAGCACGATTGGATGGGAAAAGTATTGCGAGTATTGATGTTAAGGAACAAGAAGTATGCGGTTGTAATAATCGTTATGAGTTGTCTTTAATCGAAAACATCTGGCAATCACGTTATCGTCGCCAGATGATGATATCAGGTGTGACAATGATCGCTCCAGAAACAGTGTTTCTTTCTCACGATACTATTATTCAACCAGATACTGTCATTGAACCGCATGTTTTTTTCGGATGTGGTGTCAGCATTGAAAATTATGTACAGATACGTGCATTTTCATATTTAGAAGGAGTACATATTGGTAAAAAAACCATTATCGGTCCTTTTGCTCGTATAAGACAGGAAACTACAATAGAAAAAAATGTCCGGATAGGAAATTTTTGTGAGGTAAAAAAGGCTACTATTAAAGAAGGAAGTAAAATTAATCACCTCAGTTATGTCGGCGATAGTGTAGTAGGGAAAAATGTTAACATAGGAGCAGGTACTATTACCTGTAATTATGATGGTACCCATAAATATAAAACGCATATAAATGAGAATGCTTTCATAGGATCTAATTCTTCTTTAATCGCTCCTATTACTATTGGTCAAGGTACTTATGTAGCATCTGGAAGCATTATTACGCAAGATACTCCGGAAAATTCGCTCGTATTCGCTCGATCTCGGCAGATTGTCAAGGAAGATGGTGCTTTGTCAATGCGAAAAAAAAAGTAGTACCTATAAATATTGTCTGACAATAGATTTTTTGTTTATAAAAGTGTTCTAATATTTGTTATTGCTTAATAAGAAGTCTTCCAGAAGTAGAGGTGATTTTTAAAAAAATGTGTGGCATCGTTGGAATTGTTGGAAGAGAATCTGTGGGCGAACGTCTTTTTAAGGCACTCAAACGCCTTGAATATCGCGGATATGATTCTTCTGGAATGGCAACAATTTGTGATGGGAAAATTCAGTGTGTGCGTGCACAAGGAAAACTATCTGAATTAGAGAAAGAATTGAATAAAAAGCCATTAAAAGGTAACATAGGTATTGCTCATACCCGTTGGGCGACGCATGGTTTGCCTAACAAAGAAAATTCTCATCCTCACTGCATTGAGGGAATAGCTGTTACGCATAATGGTATTATTGAAAATTTTTCTCGTCTGAAAAAAGAACATTTTTCTTCCCAACAAGTCTTCCTAACCGAAACCGATACAGAAGTTATTGCTTGTCTTTTAGAAAAATTTATCAAAAATGGCTCGAGCAAAAAAGAAACAATGCAAAAACTAATGCAATGTTTGACAGGATCGTACTCTATAGCTGTTATTTTTGAAGATGATCCTCATTCTATTATCGTTGCTCGCAAGGGTCCTCCTTTAATTATTGGGCATGGAGAAGGGGAGATGTTCGTTGGATCAGATGTAACAGCACTTACCTTATTGACCGATAAAGTAACATATATGGAAGATGGTGATTGGGCTATTATTCGTAATTCTGGGTTAACAATTTATGATTCGCAAGGTTATGAAATAGAGAGGCCGATTCAGATAGTGCAAATTGCTCCTTTTCTTATAGGGAAAGGCAACTATCGCCATTTCATGGAAAAAGAGATTTATGAGCAGCCAGAAGCGATTTCCCGCGTTCTCAGTCACTATATCAACCTCTCGGATCATACAATTATTCCCAATATTTTTAATTATGATTTTGCCAATATATCAGGTTTGCTTGTTTCTTCTTGTGGAACATCTTATCTAGCGGGATTAGTAGGAAAATTTTGGTTTGAACGGTTGGCAAGATTAAAGGTTGAAATTGATGTTTCATCAGAATTTCGTTATCGCGATTTCGTGTATTCATCAAAATGGGCTTCTTTATTTATTTCTCAATCAGGGGAAACAGCAGATACCTTAGCATCACTGCGTTATATGCGGACACAGGGTTTAACAATAGGATCTCTTGTTAATGTTTTGGAATCAACTATTGCCAGAGAATCTGATTTTATCTTTCCAATTAAGGCAGGACCAGAAATAGGAGTAGCTTCTACTAAAGCATTTACGTGTCAGCTCTTAGTCCTTGTGATTATGGCAATATATGCTGGAAAAGTAAGAGGATATATTAATGAAGAGCAAGAAAGGGAATTAATTAGATCCCTTGTTGAAATTCCTCGTAAGATGTTTGATGTATTGCAGAACATTTATTCGCAAATAGAAAAATTATGTTGTGGATTAGCAAAGTGTCAAACTCTATTATATGTCGGGAGGGGGTCTAGTTATCCTCTGGCATTAGAAGGAGCGCTGAAAATAAAAGAGATTTCTTATCTTCATGCAGAGGGTTATGCGGCAGGTGAATTAAAACATGGTCCGATCGCTTTGATTACTGAAGGTACTTTTGTCATAGCTATAGCGCCTTATGATCGTTTTTTTCAAAAAACTCTATCTAATATACAAGAGATAGTAACGCGAGGAGGACGTGTCATTTTTATTACAGATGAAGAAGGGTTGAAAAGACAAGACTTTCCTTCTATAGAAACAATTGTGCTGCCTAGTATGGGTGAGATTGTTTCACCGATTGTTTTTTCCTTGCCAATTCAAATGATCGCTTATTGTACAGCTGTGTTGATTGGTACAGATGTTGATCAACCTCGCAATTTGGCCAAATCGGTAACCGTAGAATAGGTATTGGCTTCACTGATTTTTATGGCTATATCAAATGATTTAATTAGAGACTGTTCATTATGAAAAAAAAATCTTTCCATACGTCTATTTCTGCGAAGGTTCGCAATAACTTTTTTGCTGGCTTTATTATATGTGCGCCAATTGCAATCACAATTTGGCTTAGTTTGTCTTTAATACATTGGTTTGATGGTTTTATCGTACCATATATTCCTATGCAATATAATCCCGAATATTATTGCGATTTTTCTATTCCCGGGTTTGGATTATTAGTCGTTATCGTTGGTATTAATATTGTTGGATTTTTTGGCAGAAATCTCTTGGGCAGATTTGTCTTTTTTTTAAGCGAATCTATTTTAAACAATACGCCTATTGTTCGGCATCTTTATAAAAGTACTAAGCAGATCATTAGGACTCTTCTCAAGGAGGATTCAACCTCTTTTAAGAATGCATGTCTTGTGGAATATCCTAGTGCTGGATTTTGGTCTTTATGCTTTTTGACTACAGAGGTTAAAGGCGAGATAAAAGAAAAATTTTCCAATATAGGCTGTGAAGATATGGTCACAGTCTTTATACCACCAACTCCTTTACCAACGGCTGGTATGCTCGTTTTTGTTCCTAGGAACAAGGTGATTATGCTTAAAATGAGTGCTGAAGATTCTGCCAAAATGCTGATATCTGGTGGGCTTCTGATCCCTGATAATATCAGTTACGATGCACAACCTGAAAGTAATTCTGTAAAAAAGTGATATCTGATGGACTTTTTATCCTGCCCTGATAAATTGGAACGCTTCATTGTATTGGTAGAGATATAAAAGTATTCGGATAGATTGTCCTCGGACACTGGTCAGATCTGGATCTTGTGTGAGAATATGTTTGGCATCTTTACGTGCTATTTCTAACAAAGAATCATGCAATTCAGGTTGAGCAATAAGAAATTTAGGCATTCCAGATTGTTTGATGCCGAGGATTTCTCCTTCTTTGCGTTGTTTTAAATCTTCTTCGGCAATCAGAAATCCATCTTCTGTATTTTTCAATACTGATAGTCTTGTATAACTGTTTTTGCTCAGAGGAGGATGATATAGGAGAATACAACTGGATATTTCTTCGCCGCGTCCAACGCGTCCTCGTAATTGATGTAGTTGTGCGAGTCCAAAATGTTCTGCGTTTTCTATGATTATAATTGAGGCATCAACAACATCGATTCCGACTTCAATGACGGTTGTTGCAATTAATAATTTACATGTTCCATTTTTAAAAGAATCCATTACTGATTCCTTGTCAATATCGGACATGCGTCCATGAATTATAGCAATAGACGAGGTAAAATGTTCATGCAGGCTATTAAAGCGTTCTACTACCGAACGAAAGTTTGATTCTTTTTTTTCTTCAATTTGAGGACAAATCCAATAGGCTTTTTTACCCTCTGATAAAACAACTTTGAGTCTTTCAATGACTTCGTCTATTCTGTTAATAGGAATGATAACAGTTTTAATAGGTTTTCTGCCTGCAGGTTTTTCCGTTATTTTAGAAATATCAATATCCCCTAAAGAAGTGAGAACAAGTGTGCGGGGAATAGGAGTGGCTGTCATGAGTAAAACATGGGGAGCCGTGGCTTTTTGAGTCAATTTGAGACGTTGTTGGACTCCAAAACGATGTTGTTCGTCGACAATAACTAAAATAAGTTTATAATATTGAATGGAATCCTGAAAAAGAGCATGAGTGCCAATGATGATGTGCGCTTGACCGTGAGCGATTCGTTCTAGTGCTTTTCTTCTATGGGCTTGTGGCATATTTCCTGTAATAATTTCGACAATAATTTGGGTATTTTGCGTGTATTTTTTGATAAATTCATAATGTTGTTGTGCTAGAATCCCAATAGGTGCCATGATAACTGCTTGACCTCCTGCTTCCACTGCTGCTGCCATTGCTATTAATGCAACCAGTGTTTTTCCAGAGCCTACATCACCTTGTAGAATACGGAGCATTCTATTTTTTTGTGACATATCCTGCAGAATATCTTTGATAGCGGATTCTTGACTTTTTGTTGGAGAAAAAGGGATATTTCGCAAAATTTTTTGAGCAATTTTCCCTTCAACATTGATTGGAATACCAATCTCTTTTTTAAATTGTTTCCGCATTAACAATAATGCAATTTGTCCTGCTAATAATTCATCATACGCAAGTCGCTCTCTCGCTGGGGATGTCCACTCAAAATCTTTTGCTTTACGGGGATTATGAATAATATTGAATGCTTCTGCTATAGAAGGAAAGGATTTCTTTTGTAATAAATCTTTTTCTATCCATTCAGGTAATACGGGTAATCTTGATAGTGCTTCAACGATAATTTTTTTGAAAAGATCTACTGATAAGCCTGTCGGGAGAGAATAAACTGCTTCAATAAGCGGGAAGTTTACATCTTGAGAATTATGAAAAATATAATGAGGATGAACCATGATAATGCGATTTTTGAGTTTTTTGATTTTTCCTGTGACGGTAATTTTTCTCCCTTCAAAAAAAACATTTTTCAACATCTCGGTTTTTCTATAAAAAAACAATAAGGTAATTTCACCAGTTCCATCGTTAAGGAGAATTTTATAGGGTCTTCTTTTTTGAAGTTGAAAAGAAGAATGCTGGCTAATATAACCCGTTATTGTTACTATTCTTTCTTCTGAAATTTCTGAAATTTTTGGACGATAGTGACGGTCAATGAAAGATGAAGGATGATAAAATAAGAGATCTATAAAACGGGTTTCATTTGCGTTACCACAATTGATAATCTTGGATAAAAACAAAGAATATTTTTTCCCAACGCCTCGAAAAGTTGATAAAGGAGCAAATAGGGGATTGAGAAAAGAAGGGCGCATATCTTATATGGATTATAATCAATAATGAGAACGATGATTTCATAAGGAACTATAGCAATATGTTAAGAATAAGTAGAGTCATTAGATGAAAAAA encodes:
- the rpoZ gene encoding DNA-directed RNA polymerase subunit omega; amino-acid sequence: MARTTVEDCIDKVDNRFLLVLLASHRTRHLSQGAKPTVDVGKDKNTVVALREIASGTLSPDDLEEDFIHSLQKHVEIDEPDSPTENSDFSWHKPEALSFGQMSEGDLLEGINNIVTPDKRDD
- the acpS gene encoding holo-ACP synthase, giving the protein MIIGIGSDIVSIQRISRLLQSFNRKFESRCFSSLEQDVCDLSCNRVASYAKRFAAKEAFSKAIGTGISKGVSWKDIEVCHFPGGKPYISISGRASDVLSSLVPKGYKPVVHLTISDDFPFAQAFVVIESLLI
- the lepB gene encoding signal peptidase I; its protein translation is MWIAKKWTCSIFGSDTLKSILQALFFAILIRTFLFQPSVIPSGSMIPTLLVGDYIIVNKFSYGYSKYSFPFSYNLFNGRIFNNQPRRGDVVVFRYPKDPSIDYVKRVIGLPGDRISLEKGIIYINGAPVVRHMEGYFSYHYKEDWSSNVPIFQEKLSNGVLYNVLSQDFLAPSSNISEFLVPKGHYFMMGDNRDKSKDSRWVEVGFVPEENLVGRASFVLFSIGGDTPFSKVWLWIPNMRWDRLFKIL
- the rnc gene encoding ribonuclease III, which produces MSALRYSTLEKRIGYAFANRSLLEKALTHSSISHSYQESYERLEFLGDRILGLLISTLLFNHFDSAKEGELSVRFNSLVSAETCSQVARELDLASFIRVSSDLRKDVCSFMTSIQADVVESLIAALYLDGGIEVAGTFVDKYWKQRALKSGKFRRDAKTELQEWAHAKFGVTPEYKVTFRSGPDHDPRFTVVVEISGLAPAQGMDCSKRAAEQVAAAEVLKREGIWT
- the era gene encoding GTPase Era — protein: MEMGEITFFNEHKDFVQDNSRSGCVALVGATNAGKSTLVNRFVGAKVSIVTHKVQTTRSIVRGIVSEKESQIVFLDTPGIFNAKDSYHKLMIRLSWSTIKHADIVCLVVDSHRELKVNIHDLLKEIAKRSSRLILILNKIDCVKPERLLEQAEIANKLVFIEKTFMVSATKGHGCDDVLNYLCSTLPLAPWVYSADQISDLPMFHFTAEITREKLFLHLHKEIPYSSCVVTEKWEEKKDGSILIRQVIYVERPSQKKIMLGKNGQNIKTISLEAKKEIAEILEQPVHLILFVKVQKDWGHDPKCCPQREIF
- the glmU gene encoding bifunctional UDP-N-acetylglucosamine diphosphorylase/glucosamine-1-phosphate N-acetyltransferase GlmU, producing the protein MKRKRLAIVLAAGRGHRMKSSSSKVLQKIAGKPMISHVMETIAAAGIENVALVLGYGAEEITRINFPPTLSVEYYIQDCQQGTAHAVLTAQDAIKPGYDDVIIMYGDVPLVSSHTLKKAMDKIAQGYSIAVVGFNADNPKGYGRLLIKNNEIIAIREENDATDEERKIHYCNSGLMAIDGLYIMDWLLQIKKNKVSQEYYLTDIIEKARLDGKSIASIDVKEQEVCGCNNRYELSLIENIWQSRYRRQMMISGVTMIAPETVFLSHDTIIQPDTVIEPHVFFGCGVSIENYVQIRAFSYLEGVHIGKKTIIGPFARIRQETTIEKNVRIGNFCEVKKATIKEGSKINHLSYVGDSVVGKNVNIGAGTITCNYDGTHKYKTHINENAFIGSNSSLIAPITIGQGTYVASGSIITQDTPENSLVFARSRQIVKEDGALSMRKKK
- the glmS gene encoding glutamine--fructose-6-phosphate transaminase (isomerizing) — encoded protein: MCGIVGIVGRESVGERLFKALKRLEYRGYDSSGMATICDGKIQCVRAQGKLSELEKELNKKPLKGNIGIAHTRWATHGLPNKENSHPHCIEGIAVTHNGIIENFSRLKKEHFSSQQVFLTETDTEVIACLLEKFIKNGSSKKETMQKLMQCLTGSYSIAVIFEDDPHSIIVARKGPPLIIGHGEGEMFVGSDVTALTLLTDKVTYMEDGDWAIIRNSGLTIYDSQGYEIERPIQIVQIAPFLIGKGNYRHFMEKEIYEQPEAISRVLSHYINLSDHTIIPNIFNYDFANISGLLVSSCGTSYLAGLVGKFWFERLARLKVEIDVSSEFRYRDFVYSSKWASLFISQSGETADTLASLRYMRTQGLTIGSLVNVLESTIARESDFIFPIKAGPEIGVASTKAFTCQLLVLVIMAIYAGKVRGYINEEQERELIRSLVEIPRKMFDVLQNIYSQIEKLCCGLAKCQTLLYVGRGSSYPLALEGALKIKEISYLHAEGYAAGELKHGPIALITEGTFVIAIAPYDRFFQKTLSNIQEIVTRGGRVIFITDEEGLKRQDFPSIETIVLPSMGEIVSPIVFSLPIQMIAYCTAVLIGTDVDQPRNLAKSVTVE
- a CDS encoding DUF502 domain-containing protein, producing MKKKSFHTSISAKVRNNFFAGFIICAPIAITIWLSLSLIHWFDGFIVPYIPMQYNPEYYCDFSIPGFGLLVVIVGINIVGFFGRNLLGRFVFFLSESILNNTPIVRHLYKSTKQIIRTLLKEDSTSFKNACLVEYPSAGFWSLCFLTTEVKGEIKEKFSNIGCEDMVTVFIPPTPLPTAGMLVFVPRNKVIMLKMSAEDSAKMLISGGLLIPDNISYDAQPESNSVKK
- the recG gene encoding ATP-dependent DNA helicase RecG, yielding MRPSFLNPLFAPLSTFRGVGKKYSLFLSKIINCGNANETRFIDLLFYHPSSFIDRHYRPKISEISEERIVTITGYISQHSSFQLQKRRPYKILLNDGTGEITLLFFYRKTEMLKNVFFEGRKITVTGKIKKLKNRIIMVHPHYIFHNSQDVNFPLIEAVYSLPTGLSVDLFKKIIVEALSRLPVLPEWIEKDLLQKKSFPSIAEAFNIIHNPRKAKDFEWTSPARERLAYDELLAGQIALLLMRKQFKKEIGIPINVEGKIAQKILRNIPFSPTKSQESAIKDILQDMSQKNRMLRILQGDVGSGKTLVALIAMAAAVEAGGQAVIMAPIGILAQQHYEFIKKYTQNTQIIVEIITGNMPQAHRRKALERIAHGQAHIIIGTHALFQDSIQYYKLILVIVDEQHRFGVQQRLKLTQKATAPHVLLMTATPIPRTLVLTSLGDIDISKITEKPAGRKPIKTVIIPINRIDEVIERLKVVLSEGKKAYWICPQIEEKKESNFRSVVERFNSLHEHFTSSIAIIHGRMSDIDKESVMDSFKNGTCKLLIATTVIEVGIDVVDASIIIIENAEHFGLAQLHQLRGRVGRGEEISSCILLYHPPLSKNSYTRLSVLKNTEDGFLIAEEDLKQRKEGEILGIKQSGMPKFLIAQPELHDSLLEIARKDAKHILTQDPDLTSVRGQSIRILLYLYQYNEAFQFIRAG